In Rhodanobacter humi, the genomic stretch GGCGGAAAAACAGCTTCAGCCGCGAACGCACCGCGAACTGCAGCGTGTTCTGGCCCTCGCCCGGCTTGGTGCTGGGCTTGGGCGGAATCTCCAGCACGTTCAGCCAGTACAGCGACTCGCGATCGGTCGGCAAGGGCTGGCCGGTGTAGATGATGCGCAGGCTCTGGCCCTTGCCCGGATTCATGCGCGCCAGCGGTGGCGTGACCAGGAATGGCACCTTCGACGTGTCGGGGGTGGAGTCGGGGTCGCCGGCGTCGATCCAGGCCTCGACCAGCGCGGGCTGGGTGCCTTCGTTGGTGAGGCGCACCGTGGTCTCGCCCGCCGCGGCCGGAAACACCACGCGCGTGCCGGCGATCACCACGCTGGCGTGGGCTGGGTTGATGCTGGCGGCGAGCGCTATCAAGGCTGCGCCGGTGGCGCAAAGCAGGGTTTTCATCGGGGTATTCCGTTCCGGACAGGGGTGCGGAGGACGGTATCAAAGACCGTGCTGCAGCCGGATGCTTCCGGCTGCAGCACGCCGCGTTGCTTACTGGTAGGTAAAGGTGATGCTGGCGCTGGTGCTGACCAAGCCGGCCGTCGCCGCGCCCGTGGCGTAGTACTGGGCGGCCAGGTTGGTGCTGCCCGAACCGCTGCTGAGCGTGACCAAGGGGGCATTGGTGTCGTTGCCGACGTTGATGGCGCTGCCGCTGGTGCCGCCGGCCAGCAACTGGACCTCGACGTTGCTGGCGTAGGAGGCGCCGGTGGCATTCTTGAGGTTGCCATCGGCGGCGTTGTTGGTGCCGGTTATGAAGCTCAGCTGCGCCTTGGTGGCATTGGCATCGCAGCCGCTGAGGTTGAGGGTGAACGCGGTGGCACCCGCCTTGGTGCCGCTGGCGGCCAGGCTCGACGTCATGACAGGGGTCAGGGTCACGGTATTGCCGGCGCCGC encodes the following:
- a CDS encoding fimbrial protein, whose translation is MTKTLLSTALVAVLGAVAFLPAARAATVNTGTININGKVLQDTCTVTVNGGAGNTVTLTPVMTSSLAASGTKAGATAFTLNLSGCDANATKAQLSFITGTNNAADGNLKNATGASYASNVEVQLLAGGTSGSAINVGNDTNAPLVTLSSGSGSTNLAAQYYATGAATAGLVSTSASITFTYQ
- a CDS encoding fimbrial biogenesis chaperone, which translates into the protein MKTLLCATGAALIALAASINPAHASVVIAGTRVVFPAAAGETTVRLTNEGTQPALVEAWIDAGDPDSTPDTSKVPFLVTPPLARMNPGKGQSLRIIYTGQPLPTDRESLYWLNVLEIPPKPSTKPGEGQNTLQFAVRSRLKLFFRPAKLAGNPLTAGEQLGWKAMTDGAADALEVRNPTPYYITISQLTLHVGASSYTADGGMVAPMASLRLTVKGLHSAPSAGSAIDYTVINDFGGSTAFKGTVSP